The Halonatronomonas betaini genome includes a region encoding these proteins:
- a CDS encoding cytochrome c maturation protein CcmE — protein MKTLSYKTKVIIFTIVIVSILSFLIINNYSQSSAYYMKVSELLEETPDSDRYLRISGVLLPETITWNSETENLEFTIRDPETDDLLDIKFNDEEPDNLKNNDLILVEGYYQDNSLKAEQILFQCPSQYEEQVN, from the coding sequence ATGAAAACCCTGTCTTATAAAACTAAAGTAATAATTTTTACCATCGTAATAGTTTCTATATTATCTTTTTTAATAATAAATAATTACTCCCAATCTTCAGCTTATTATATGAAGGTCTCTGAGCTTTTAGAAGAGACTCCTGATTCAGATAGATATTTAAGGATTTCTGGAGTACTTCTGCCTGAAACAATAACCTGGAACTCTGAAACAGAAAACCTGGAATTTACCATAAGAGATCCGGAAACAGATGACCTGCTCGATATAAAGTTCAATGATGAAGAACCAGATAATCTTAAAAACAATGACTTAATCCTGGTAGAGGGTTATTATCAGGATAATAGTCTCAAAGCTGAACAGATTCTATTCCAGTGCCCTTCACAGTACGAGGAGCAGGTAAATTGA